One stretch of Micromonospora echinospora DNA includes these proteins:
- a CDS encoding cation transporter, whose translation MSLPLIPARAAGPAPARRALLTRRVRLLVAATITYNVIEAVVAIGAGTVASSTALIGFGLDSIIEVASAAAVAWQFAGPDPQARERVTLRVIAVSFFALAGYVTVEAVRALLGGAEAAHSPVGLVLAGLSVIVMPVLSAAQRRAGRELGSRSAVADSKQTLLCTYLSVVLLVGLALNGLFGWSWADPLAALVIAVVAVREGRDAWRGETCCAACGPPGPQA comes from the coding sequence ATGAGCCTGCCGCTGATCCCCGCCAGGGCTGCCGGCCCGGCGCCGGCCCGCCGCGCGCTGCTCACCCGCCGGGTACGGCTGCTGGTCGCCGCGACGATTACCTACAACGTGATCGAGGCGGTGGTGGCGATCGGCGCCGGCACCGTCGCGTCCTCGACCGCACTGATCGGTTTCGGTCTGGATTCGATCATCGAGGTGGCTTCCGCAGCAGCCGTGGCGTGGCAGTTCGCCGGTCCGGACCCGCAGGCCCGGGAACGGGTCACGCTGCGGGTCATCGCGGTGTCGTTCTTCGCGCTCGCCGGGTACGTCACCGTCGAGGCGGTCCGGGCGCTGCTCGGCGGCGCCGAGGCCGCACACTCGCCGGTCGGGCTGGTCCTCGCCGGGCTCTCGGTGATCGTGATGCCGGTGCTCTCGGCCGCGCAGCGGCGCGCCGGCCGTGAACTCGGCTCCCGGTCGGCGGTGGCCGACTCGAAGCAGACGCTGCTGTGCACGTACCTCTCGGTGGTCCTGCTCGTCGGGCTGGCCCTCAACGGCCTGTTCGGATGGTCCTGGGCCGACCCCCTCGCGGCGCTGGTGATCGCCGTGGTCGCGGTCCGCGAGGGCCGCGACGCCTGGCGCGGCGAGACCTGCTGCGCCGCCTGCGGCCCGCCCGGCCCGCAGGCGTGA
- a CDS encoding ABC transporter ATP-binding protein, whose protein sequence is MTATVGREQAAARANDVWKVYGSGEAQVAALRGVSAEFERGRFTAIMGPSGSGKSTLMHCLAGLDTVTKGTVMIGDTTVTGLNDAGLTKLRRDKVGFIFQQFNLLPTLTAQENILLPLSIAGRKPDPAWYDTVIDTVGLRDRLGHRPAQLSGGQQQRVACARALVARPEVIFADEPTGNLDSRSGAEVLKFLRNSVREHGQTIVMVTHDPTAAAYADRVVFLADGQIVSELIEPTAETVLDTMKKLDAPVEVGN, encoded by the coding sequence GTGACCGCGACGGTAGGCCGAGAGCAGGCCGCGGCCCGGGCGAACGATGTGTGGAAGGTGTACGGCAGCGGCGAGGCGCAGGTCGCCGCGCTGCGAGGGGTGAGCGCCGAGTTCGAACGCGGCCGGTTCACCGCGATCATGGGACCGTCCGGCTCCGGGAAGTCCACATTGATGCACTGCCTCGCGGGTCTGGACACGGTGACCAAGGGCACCGTGATGATCGGCGACACCACTGTGACCGGTCTCAACGACGCGGGTCTGACGAAGCTGCGCCGCGACAAGGTGGGCTTCATCTTCCAGCAGTTCAACCTGCTGCCCACGCTCACCGCGCAGGAGAACATCCTGCTGCCCCTGTCGATCGCCGGGCGCAAGCCCGACCCGGCCTGGTACGACACGGTGATCGACACCGTCGGTCTGCGGGACCGGCTCGGGCACCGCCCGGCGCAGCTCTCCGGCGGCCAGCAGCAGCGCGTGGCGTGCGCCCGGGCGCTCGTGGCCCGCCCCGAGGTGATCTTCGCGGACGAGCCGACCGGCAACCTGGACTCCCGGTCCGGCGCCGAGGTGCTCAAGTTCCTGCGCAACTCGGTACGCGAGCACGGCCAGACCATCGTCATGGTCACGCACGACCCGACCGCCGCCGCGTACGCCGACCGGGTGGTCTTCCTCGCCGACGGGCAGATCGTCTCGGAGCTGATCGAGCCGACCGCCGAGACGGTGCTGGACACGATGAAGAAGCTGGACGCCCCGGTCGAGGTGGGCAACTGA
- a CDS encoding DUF6069 family protein — MPERTLALPGGARVPVVAAQWHHAFGVVTRGRVQLELRDGEPGPVLRRHAGFWLRGTGVRALRNPGRRTATVRILTPHPETRRNDMTSSTDTGADLASGRTRRPRRFRRLAVTGVIATVAAMAATPVAAALARAAGVDFAIPDGGDETIPLGGFAVVTGFFSLVGVVIAAVLLRWSARPAERFLWTAVALTALSLVPPFLVGAAATTSITLVGLHLLAAAVMIPALTRSLRAATS, encoded by the coding sequence GTGCCGGAGCGGACGCTCGCGCTGCCCGGCGGCGCGCGTGTTCCGGTGGTCGCGGCCCAGTGGCACCACGCGTTCGGCGTCGTCACGCGCGGACGGGTGCAGCTGGAGCTGCGCGACGGCGAACCCGGGCCGGTGCTCCGGCGTCACGCCGGGTTCTGGCTGCGCGGCACCGGCGTACGCGCCCTGCGTAATCCCGGCCGTCGCACCGCGACGGTGCGCATCCTCACGCCTCACCCCGAAACTCGGAGGAACGACATGACCAGCAGCACCGACACCGGCGCGGACCTCGCCTCGGGCCGTACCCGACGCCCGCGCCGCTTCCGGCGGCTCGCCGTCACCGGCGTCATCGCCACGGTCGCGGCGATGGCGGCCACGCCGGTCGCCGCCGCGCTCGCCCGGGCCGCCGGCGTCGACTTCGCGATCCCCGACGGCGGCGACGAGACGATCCCGTTGGGCGGGTTCGCCGTGGTGACCGGCTTCTTCTCGCTCGTGGGCGTCGTCATCGCCGCCGTACTGCTGCGGTGGAGCGCCCGCCCCGCCGAACGGTTCCTGTGGACGGCGGTGGCGCTGACCGCGCTGTCGCTGGTCCCGCCCTTCCTCGTCGGGGCCGCTGCCACGACCAGCATCACACTGGTCGGGCTGCACCTTCTCGCGGCGGCGGTGATGATCCCCGCCCTGACGAGGAGCCTCCGCGCGGCTACCTCGTGA
- a CDS encoding RecB family exonuclease, translating to MTAEPMIDSHGDQTAAPVPVTVRASLSPSRAADFKTCPLLYRFRSIDRLPERPTVEQARGTLVHAVLERLFDLPASARTPESAGDLVAPQWDRLVTEEPELASLFADGDTAGPQEFLRSATALLDGYFAVEDPRRLEPAEREALISAVVDDELLIRGYLDRLDVAPDGALRVVDYKTGGAPREAFEARALFQLKFYALVLWRTRGVVPRVLRLLYLKDAEVCDYAPDADELVRFERTVVALWRAIEQATARQDFRPRPSRLCDWCSHQALCPSYGGTPPPFPVAAAAPDPLVDARSRPVAPGADE from the coding sequence ATGACGGCGGAACCGATGATCGACAGTCACGGCGACCAGACGGCGGCACCGGTGCCGGTCACGGTGCGGGCGTCGCTGTCACCGTCCCGGGCGGCCGACTTCAAGACCTGCCCGCTGCTCTACCGGTTCCGCAGCATCGACCGGCTGCCCGAGCGCCCGACTGTCGAGCAGGCCCGGGGCACGCTCGTGCACGCCGTGCTGGAGCGGCTGTTCGACCTGCCGGCGTCGGCGCGTACCCCGGAGTCGGCGGGTGATCTGGTCGCGCCGCAGTGGGACCGCCTGGTCACCGAGGAGCCGGAGCTGGCTTCGCTGTTCGCCGACGGTGACACCGCCGGTCCGCAGGAGTTCCTCCGGTCGGCGACGGCGCTGCTCGACGGCTACTTCGCGGTGGAGGACCCGCGCCGGCTGGAGCCGGCCGAGCGCGAGGCGCTGATCTCTGCGGTGGTCGACGACGAGCTGCTCATCCGGGGCTACCTCGACCGGCTCGACGTCGCGCCCGACGGCGCGCTGCGGGTGGTCGACTACAAGACCGGCGGCGCGCCGCGCGAGGCGTTCGAGGCGCGGGCGTTGTTCCAGCTCAAGTTCTACGCCCTGGTGCTGTGGCGCACCCGGGGCGTGGTGCCGCGGGTGCTGCGCCTGCTCTACCTCAAGGACGCCGAGGTCTGCGACTACGCGCCCGACGCCGACGAGCTGGTGCGCTTCGAGCGCACGGTGGTGGCGCTGTGGCGGGCGATCGAGCAGGCCACCGCCCGGCAGGACTTCCGTCCCCGGCCCAGCCGCCTGTGCGACTGGTGCAGCCACCAGGCGCTGTGCCCGAGCTACGGCGGCACGCCGCCGCCGTTCCCGGTGGCCGCCGCCGCGCCCGACCCGCTGGTGGACGCCCGCTCCCGCCCGGTGGCGCCCGGCGCCGACGAGTAG
- a CDS encoding YnfA family protein codes for MTVARSILLFLLAALAEIGGAWLVWQGSRENRGLLWIAAGVIALGAYGFVATFQPDPNFGRILAAYGGVFVAGSLAWGMVVDKFRPDRYDLVGAAICLVGVAVIMYAPRAS; via the coding sequence ATGACGGTCGCGCGTTCCATTCTGCTGTTCCTGCTCGCCGCGCTCGCCGAGATCGGCGGCGCCTGGCTGGTGTGGCAGGGCTCGCGGGAGAACCGCGGGCTGCTCTGGATCGCCGCCGGGGTGATCGCGCTCGGCGCCTACGGGTTCGTCGCCACGTTCCAGCCGGATCCGAACTTCGGCCGCATCCTCGCCGCCTACGGCGGCGTCTTCGTCGCCGGGTCGCTCGCCTGGGGCATGGTGGTCGACAAGTTCCGGCCCGACCGCTACGACCTCGTCGGCGCGGCCATCTGCCTGGTCGGCGTCGCCGTCATCATGTACGCCCCACGCGCGAGCTGA
- a CDS encoding helix-turn-helix domain-containing protein → MIVYTVGELLRQWRQRRGLSQLDLAIAADVSARHVSLVETGRSQPSADMILRLAAQLHVPLRERNRLLLAGGFAPRYTERPLRDIALSAVHDAIRRVLRAHEPYPAVVFDRRWNIVMTNRAVDPFFAQVAPDLLRPPVNLVRLGLDPRGLARMVVNLADVRAVFRTRISRQLATAPDPELTALYEELLAPEPDDASDHQIDDGVVIPMILSVGGRELRLFSTITTFGTPMDITVDEVAIESYYPADAESAAYFTR, encoded by the coding sequence ATGATCGTGTACACGGTCGGGGAACTCCTGCGGCAGTGGCGGCAACGCCGAGGACTCAGCCAACTCGATCTCGCTATCGCCGCGGACGTCTCTGCTCGGCACGTCAGCCTGGTCGAGACGGGTAGATCCCAGCCGAGCGCGGACATGATCCTGCGGCTCGCGGCTCAGCTCCACGTGCCGCTACGTGAGCGCAACCGGCTCCTGCTCGCCGGCGGCTTCGCCCCCCGGTATACCGAGCGTCCACTGCGTGACATCGCACTGTCGGCCGTCCATGACGCGATCCGCAGGGTGCTCCGCGCACACGAGCCCTATCCAGCGGTGGTGTTCGACCGCCGGTGGAACATCGTGATGACCAATCGCGCCGTCGACCCGTTCTTCGCGCAGGTGGCTCCCGACCTGCTGCGGCCGCCCGTCAACCTGGTGCGGCTGGGGCTGGACCCGCGCGGGCTCGCTCGCATGGTCGTCAACCTGGCCGACGTGCGCGCGGTGTTCCGCACGCGGATCTCACGCCAGCTCGCCACTGCTCCCGACCCTGAACTCACCGCACTCTACGAAGAGCTCCTGGCACCCGAACCCGACGACGCGTCGGACCACCAGATCGACGACGGCGTCGTGATCCCGATGATCCTCAGCGTCGGCGGACGAGAGCTGCGGCTGTTCTCGACCATCACCACATTCGGTACCCCGATGGACATCACGGTCGACGAGGTCGCGATCGAGTCCTACTACCCGGCAGACGCCGAGAGCGCCGCCTACTTCACGAGGTAG
- a CDS encoding MerR family transcriptional regulator: MGEPDLRSGRLADAAGVTVQTLRYYERRGLLPAPRRSPGGHRLYPAETVTLLRVVKAAQRLGFTLAEVADLLAAGRHETGLRTRARDKLAEVEQRLADLTVVRDTLRAAISAGCDDLVACAGSPRCPLPFAGPDHDPATV; encoded by the coding sequence ATGGGAGAGCCGGACCTGCGCAGCGGCCGGCTCGCCGACGCGGCCGGGGTCACCGTGCAGACGCTGCGCTACTACGAGCGACGTGGGCTGCTCCCCGCGCCCCGGCGGTCGCCGGGCGGACACCGCCTCTACCCGGCCGAGACGGTCACCCTGCTGCGGGTGGTGAAGGCCGCGCAACGACTCGGCTTCACCCTCGCCGAGGTCGCCGACCTGCTCGCGGCCGGCCGGCACGAGACCGGCCTGCGGACCCGGGCCCGCGACAAGCTCGCCGAGGTGGAGCAGCGGCTGGCGGACCTCACCGTCGTCCGCGACACGCTCCGGGCCGCGATCTCGGCCGGCTGCGACGACCTGGTCGCCTGCGCCGGCAGCCCGCGCTGTCCGCTGCCGTTCGCCGGTCCGGACCACGACCCGGCTACGGTCTGA
- a CDS encoding neutral zinc metallopeptidase translates to MGDRAGRQGRGPIAGLVVAALVAAGCMAGGVDQGEPQQQPAPRRSAQPESQTTRADGTTSVAEFKQDIEDAVRLAERYWAQQFRASGQRFTPIRRVVPYSREGEVACAGQALPRNNAVYCSAGDFIAYDVNWSVAAFRQIGDAFLFYLLGHEYAHGMQVRLGIRYNFTIQQELQADCMAGAYLGDSVRSGALELEDGDLEEFREGLLAVGDDPDQPWFAEGSHGTAEQRSDSFFRGYEKSLGACGLG, encoded by the coding sequence GTGGGGGACAGGGCGGGACGTCAGGGGCGCGGGCCGATCGCCGGACTGGTGGTGGCCGCGCTGGTGGCGGCCGGCTGCATGGCCGGCGGCGTCGACCAGGGCGAGCCGCAGCAGCAGCCCGCGCCCCGGCGCAGCGCGCAGCCCGAGTCGCAGACCACCCGGGCGGACGGCACCACGAGCGTCGCCGAGTTCAAGCAGGACATCGAGGACGCGGTCCGGCTGGCCGAACGCTACTGGGCGCAGCAGTTCCGCGCCTCCGGTCAGCGCTTCACCCCGATCCGGCGGGTGGTGCCCTACAGCCGCGAGGGCGAGGTGGCCTGCGCCGGGCAGGCGCTGCCGCGCAACAACGCGGTGTACTGCTCGGCCGGCGACTTCATCGCCTACGACGTGAACTGGTCGGTGGCGGCGTTCCGGCAGATCGGCGACGCGTTCCTGTTCTACCTGCTCGGCCACGAGTACGCCCACGGCATGCAGGTGCGGCTGGGCATCCGCTACAACTTCACCATCCAGCAGGAGCTGCAGGCCGACTGCATGGCCGGGGCGTACCTCGGTGACAGCGTGCGTTCCGGGGCGCTGGAGCTGGAGGACGGTGACCTGGAGGAGTTCCGGGAAGGGCTGCTGGCGGTCGGCGACGACCCCGATCAGCCGTGGTTCGCCGAGGGCTCGCACGGCACCGCCGAGCAGCGCAGCGACTCGTTCTTCCGGGGGTACGAGAAGTCGCTGGGCGCCTGCGGCCTCGGGTGA
- a CDS encoding response regulator codes for MTDGAVSQPVRVLLADDQPLLRTGFRMVLGAEDDLDVVGEAGDGAEAVELARRLLPDVVLMDIRMPRMDGVAATRAIVSARLPVRVLVLTTFEQDEHVVGSLRAGASGFLTKDVPAEDLVAAIRTVAAGDAVMSPRILRRLLDRFAELLPDPAAAPARTLDPLTDREREVLVHMARGLSNAEIARVLSVSETTVKTHVGHVLTKLRLRDRVQAVVLAYETGLVRPGR; via the coding sequence ATGACCGACGGCGCCGTGTCCCAGCCGGTGCGGGTCCTGCTCGCCGACGACCAGCCGCTGCTGCGTACCGGATTCCGGATGGTGCTGGGCGCGGAGGACGACCTGGACGTGGTGGGTGAGGCCGGCGACGGCGCGGAGGCGGTGGAGCTGGCCCGGCGGCTGCTGCCCGACGTGGTGCTGATGGACATCCGGATGCCGCGGATGGACGGGGTGGCCGCGACGCGCGCGATCGTGTCCGCCCGGCTGCCGGTGCGGGTGCTCGTGCTCACCACCTTCGAGCAGGACGAACACGTCGTCGGATCGCTGCGGGCCGGGGCCAGCGGCTTCCTGACCAAGGACGTGCCGGCCGAGGACCTGGTCGCCGCGATCCGTACGGTCGCAGCCGGGGACGCGGTGATGTCGCCGCGTATCCTGCGCCGGCTGCTGGACCGCTTCGCCGAGCTGCTGCCCGACCCGGCAGCCGCGCCGGCGCGGACGCTGGACCCGCTGACCGACCGGGAGCGGGAGGTGCTCGTCCACATGGCGCGCGGTCTGTCCAACGCGGAGATCGCCCGGGTGCTGTCGGTCAGCGAGACCACTGTGAAAACCCATGTCGGGCATGTGCTGACGAAGCTACGGTTGCGCGACCGGGTCCAGGCGGTCGTGCTCGCGTACGAGACGGGTCTGGTCCGTCCGGGCCGGTGA
- a CDS encoding RNA polymerase subunit sigma-70: MGAETRQAELDVRDLREADEPAFTGLAQRHRRELHVHCYRMLGSFEDAEDTVQETFLRAWRRRETFAGRSTFRAWLYRIATNACLDLLAKCRPEPATGGEVLWLQPYPDRLLDELPAAGADEPEAVAVARETIELAYLVAVQHLAPRPRAVLILRDVLGWPAKDVAELLGDSVNSVNSALQRARAGMREHLPAQRQDWTGGEEDAGTRELVRRFTDASLAKDVGRLAALLREDVRCSMPPTPGLQIGRDAVVADWIADGFESLGSLRAVPTAVNRQPAVAFYLWQEREGAYLPLTVDALSITGGAITEILIFHDDQFPRLGLPERLPADGTP; encoded by the coding sequence ATGGGTGCGGAGACACGGCAGGCGGAGCTGGACGTACGCGATCTGCGTGAGGCCGACGAGCCGGCGTTCACCGGGCTGGCGCAGCGGCACCGGCGGGAGCTGCACGTGCACTGCTACCGGATGCTCGGGTCGTTCGAGGACGCCGAGGACACCGTCCAGGAGACGTTCCTGCGGGCCTGGCGGCGGCGCGAGACGTTCGCCGGACGCTCGACGTTCCGGGCCTGGCTGTACCGCATCGCCACGAACGCCTGCCTGGACCTGCTGGCCAAGTGCCGCCCCGAGCCGGCTACCGGCGGCGAGGTGCTGTGGCTGCAGCCCTACCCGGACCGGCTGCTCGACGAGCTGCCCGCGGCCGGCGCGGACGAGCCGGAGGCCGTCGCGGTGGCGCGGGAGACGATCGAGCTGGCGTACCTGGTCGCGGTGCAGCACCTCGCGCCGCGCCCGCGGGCCGTGCTGATCCTGCGCGACGTGCTCGGCTGGCCGGCGAAGGACGTCGCGGAACTGCTCGGCGACTCGGTCAACTCGGTGAACAGCGCGTTGCAGCGCGCCCGCGCCGGAATGCGGGAACACCTGCCCGCGCAGCGGCAGGACTGGACCGGCGGCGAGGAGGACGCCGGTACGCGCGAGCTGGTGCGCCGCTTCACCGACGCCAGCCTGGCCAAGGACGTCGGCCGCCTCGCCGCGCTGCTGCGCGAGGACGTGCGGTGCTCGATGCCGCCCACCCCGGGCCTGCAGATCGGCCGCGATGCGGTGGTGGCCGACTGGATCGCCGACGGCTTCGAGAGCCTGGGAAGCCTGCGGGCCGTGCCCACCGCCGTGAACCGGCAGCCCGCCGTGGCGTTCTACCTCTGGCAGGAGCGGGAGGGCGCGTACCTGCCGCTCACCGTCGACGCCCTGAGCATCACCGGCGGCGCGATCACCGAGATCCTCATCTTCCACGACGACCAGTTCCCGCGGCTCGGGCTGCCGGAGCGCCTGCCGGCGGACGGCACCCCGTAG
- a CDS encoding HAD family hydrolase, whose translation MLFDMDGTLVDSEKLWDVALQELAAVYGGVLSDDARRAIVGTGMADAMRIVHDDLGQPERDVQESADWISARILDLFRTGLRWRPGALALLRAVRDAGIPTALVTSSGRSLVEVALDTLGRDSFDAVVCGDEVDAAKPHPEPYLTAARLLDVPVERCVAIEDSPTGVASALAAGAAVLAVPAEVPLAPADGVHQVESLLGADLELLAALLNR comes from the coding sequence GTGCTCTTCGACATGGACGGCACCCTGGTCGACAGCGAGAAACTGTGGGACGTCGCGTTGCAGGAGCTGGCCGCCGTGTACGGCGGTGTCCTGTCCGACGATGCCCGCCGCGCGATCGTCGGCACCGGGATGGCCGACGCGATGCGGATCGTGCACGACGACCTGGGCCAGCCGGAACGGGACGTGCAGGAAAGCGCCGACTGGATCAGCGCCCGGATCCTGGACCTGTTCCGCACCGGGCTGCGGTGGCGTCCGGGCGCGCTGGCGCTGCTGCGGGCGGTACGCGACGCCGGCATCCCCACCGCGCTGGTCACCTCCAGCGGCCGGTCCCTGGTCGAGGTGGCCCTGGACACGCTGGGCCGGGACAGCTTCGACGCGGTGGTCTGCGGTGACGAGGTGGACGCGGCCAAGCCGCACCCGGAGCCGTACCTGACCGCCGCGCGTCTGCTGGACGTGCCGGTCGAGCGGTGCGTGGCGATCGAGGACTCACCGACCGGGGTGGCGAGCGCCCTGGCAGCCGGCGCGGCGGTGCTGGCCGTACCGGCCGAGGTGCCGCTGGCGCCCGCCGACGGCGTACACCAGGTGGAGAGCCTGCTCGGGGCGGACCTGGAGCTGCTCGCGGCCCTGCTCAACCGTTAA
- a CDS encoding ABC transporter permease, which translates to MLRATLKSLLARKLRLLLSGLAVVLGVMFVSGAFVLTDTLGRSFDAVFADAYAEVDVSVEAKPKIDVSTAEGMPLSTPMPASVLDRVKAVPGVADAEGVVAAEGARMIGSNGKVVTSFGPPQLGQNWLGESDLVEMREGRAPQADDEIVINAALAEAGKVKVGDRVGVLTLAPKKEFTLVGVFGYSGGRDSIGGANEVYFTTPVAQQLMLGKPDVFSSLSVQAADGTTPAALRDELARTLGADYQVKTGEQLAADASAGLKEGLSFFNKILLGFAAVALLVGTFLILNTFSIIVAQRTRELALMRAIGASGKQVIGSVVLEALAVGLIASVLGLAAGIGVGALLAYLFGQLAGGLTLAGLGVPASAVIGAFAVGMLITVIAALLPALRASRIPPIAAMQDVATPDRPLTKVTIGGAVVTGIGAVLLFLGLGGHAGGSTLATILGGVLFAFIGVALLTPVISRPVVSLLGAMFSWSVPGKLGRLNSGRNPRRTAITAAALMVGIALVTGVTVILDSAKGSIGKLAEDTIKAELVISGSTTGPRPASFDPAVLEKAAAIPGVRMVSGEYGDMAVVGGERTWVAATSNVAALQQIFGAKAAAGDISKLAPDQMLVSSDTAKARNLTVGSTVPVQLSRGEARTYTVSGIYESSQLTNPVTLPPQATADFAIPQPIQGFLQLAPGTSVGAVQPQVERLLADSPEVSVADRAAFIKQQTGQLDSLLQMIQILLALAIVIAVLGIINTLALSVLERTRELGLLRAIGLRRAQTMRMITVEAVVISIFGALLGVVVGTGLGAAVVEALKDEGITDLILPWGQMVTFLILAAIIGVVAAVLPAIRAARINVLGAIAHD; encoded by the coding sequence ATGCTGCGGGCAACGCTCAAGAGCCTGCTGGCGCGCAAGCTGCGCCTGCTGCTGTCCGGCCTGGCGGTGGTGCTCGGCGTCATGTTCGTCTCCGGCGCGTTCGTGCTCACCGACACGCTCGGGCGGTCCTTCGACGCGGTCTTCGCCGACGCGTACGCCGAGGTCGACGTGAGCGTCGAGGCGAAGCCGAAGATCGACGTCTCCACGGCCGAGGGGATGCCGCTGAGCACCCCGATGCCGGCGTCGGTGCTCGACCGGGTCAAGGCGGTGCCCGGCGTCGCCGACGCCGAGGGCGTGGTGGCCGCCGAGGGCGCCCGCATGATCGGCAGCAACGGCAAGGTGGTCACCTCGTTCGGACCGCCGCAGCTGGGCCAGAACTGGCTCGGTGAGAGCGACCTGGTGGAGATGCGCGAGGGCCGCGCGCCGCAGGCCGACGACGAGATCGTGATCAACGCCGCGCTGGCCGAGGCGGGCAAGGTCAAGGTCGGCGACCGGGTCGGCGTGCTGACGCTGGCGCCGAAGAAGGAGTTCACGCTCGTCGGCGTGTTCGGCTACAGCGGCGGCCGGGACTCGATCGGTGGCGCCAACGAGGTCTACTTCACCACCCCGGTGGCGCAGCAGCTGATGCTGGGCAAGCCGGACGTGTTCAGCAGCCTCAGCGTCCAGGCCGCCGATGGCACCACGCCGGCCGCGCTGCGCGACGAGCTGGCCCGCACACTGGGCGCCGACTACCAGGTCAAGACCGGCGAGCAGCTCGCCGCCGACGCCTCGGCCGGCCTCAAGGAAGGACTGTCGTTCTTCAACAAGATCCTCCTCGGGTTCGCCGCGGTGGCGCTGCTGGTCGGCACGTTCCTGATCCTCAACACGTTCTCGATCATCGTGGCGCAGCGCACCCGTGAGCTGGCCCTGATGCGCGCGATCGGGGCCAGCGGCAAGCAGGTCATCGGCTCGGTGGTGCTGGAGGCGCTCGCGGTCGGCCTGATCGCCTCGGTGCTGGGGCTCGCCGCCGGCATCGGCGTGGGCGCGCTGCTGGCGTACCTGTTCGGTCAGCTCGCCGGGGGTCTGACCCTGGCCGGGCTGGGCGTGCCGGCCTCGGCGGTGATCGGCGCGTTCGCGGTCGGCATGCTCATCACTGTGATCGCCGCGCTGCTGCCGGCGTTGCGCGCCTCGCGCATCCCGCCGATCGCCGCGATGCAGGACGTCGCCACGCCGGACCGCCCGCTGACCAAGGTCACCATCGGCGGCGCCGTGGTCACCGGCATCGGCGCGGTGCTGCTGTTCCTCGGCCTCGGCGGGCACGCCGGCGGCAGCACCCTGGCGACCATCCTCGGCGGCGTGCTGTTCGCGTTCATCGGGGTGGCGCTGCTGACCCCGGTGATCAGCCGGCCGGTGGTCTCGCTGCTGGGCGCGATGTTCTCCTGGTCGGTGCCGGGCAAGCTGGGCCGGCTCAACTCGGGCCGCAACCCGCGCCGCACCGCGATCACCGCCGCCGCGCTGATGGTGGGCATCGCCCTGGTCACCGGCGTGACGGTGATCCTGGACTCGGCCAAGGGCAGCATCGGCAAGCTGGCCGAGGACACCATCAAGGCGGAACTGGTGATCTCCGGGTCCACCACCGGGCCGCGTCCGGCGAGCTTCGACCCGGCGGTGCTGGAGAAGGCCGCCGCGATCCCGGGCGTGCGGATGGTCTCCGGCGAGTACGGCGACATGGCGGTGGTCGGCGGCGAGCGGACCTGGGTGGCCGCGACGAGCAACGTGGCCGCGCTCCAGCAGATCTTCGGGGCGAAGGCCGCCGCCGGTGACATCAGCAAACTGGCGCCGGACCAGATGCTGGTCAGCTCGGACACTGCGAAGGCACGCAACCTCACCGTCGGCTCGACGGTGCCGGTGCAGCTGTCCCGCGGGGAGGCCCGCACCTACACGGTCAGCGGCATCTACGAGAGCTCGCAGCTGACCAACCCGGTGACGCTGCCGCCGCAGGCAACAGCGGACTTCGCCATCCCGCAGCCCATCCAGGGCTTCCTCCAGCTCGCCCCCGGCACGTCGGTGGGCGCGGTGCAGCCGCAGGTCGAGCGGCTGCTGGCGGACAGCCCGGAGGTGTCGGTGGCCGACCGGGCCGCGTTCATCAAGCAGCAGACCGGGCAGCTGGACTCCCTGCTCCAGATGATCCAGATCCTGCTGGCGCTGGCCATCGTGATCGCGGTGCTGGGCATCATCAACACGCTCGCGCTGTCGGTGCTGGAACGGACCCGGGAGCTGGGCCTGCTGCGGGCGATCGGCCTGCGCCGCGCCCAGACCATGCGCATGATCACGGTCGAGGCGGTGGTGATCTCGATCTTCGGCGCGCTGCTCGGCGTGGTGGTCGGCACCGGTCTCGGCGCGGCTGTGGTCGAGGCGCTCAAGGACGAGGGCATCACCGACCTGATCCTGCCGTGGGGTCAGATGGTGACGTTCCTGATCCTCGCCGCGATCATCGGCGTGGTCGCGGCGGTGCTGCCGGCGATCCGCGCCGCGCGGATCAACGTCCTGGGCGCCATCGCCCACGACTGA